The following DNA comes from Gadus macrocephalus chromosome 5, ASM3116895v1.
ttactatactgctactatactaaccactacaccccagagaggttactatactgctactatactactactatactaaccactacatcccagagaggttactatactgctactatactaaccactacatcccagagaggtaactatactgctactatactactactatactactactactactatactaaccactacatcccagagaggttactatactgctactatactaaccactacacCCCAGAGAGGTAACTATACTGCTACTTTACTACtactctactactactactatactaaccactacatcccagagaggttactatactgctactactactatactaaccactacatcccagagaggttactatactgctactatactaaccactacatcccagagaggttactatactgctactatactaaccactacaccccagagaggttactatactgctactatactactactatactaaccactacatcccagagaggttactatactgctactatactaaccactacatcccagagaggtaactatactgctactatactaaccactacatcccagagaggttactatactgctactatactactactactatactaaccactacaccccagagaggttactatactgctactatactgctactactactatactaaccactacatcTCAGAGAGGTAactatactgctactatactactactatactactactactatactaaccactacatcccagagaggttactatactgctactatactaaccactacacCCCAGAGAGGTAactatactgctactatactactactactactactatactaaccactacatcccagagaggttactatactgctactactactatactaaccactacatcccagagaggttactatactgctactatactaaccactacatcccagagaggttactatactgctactatactaaccactacaccccagagaggttactatactgctactatactactactatactaaccactacatcccagagaggttactatactgctactatactaaccactacatcccagagaggttactatactgctactactactatactaaccactacatcccagagaggtaactatactgctactatactaaccactacatcccagagaggttactatactgctactatactactactatactaaccactacatcccagagaggtaactatactactactatactaaccactacatcccagagaggttactatactgctactatactactactactatactaaccactacatcccagagaggtaactatactgctactatactaaccactacaccccagagaggttactatactgctactatactgctactactactatactaaccactacatcccagagaggtaactatactgctactatactactactactactatactaaccactacatcccagagaggttactatactgctactatactaaccactacaccccagagaggttactatactgctactatactactactatactaaccactacatcccagagaggttactatactgctactatactaaccactacacCCCAGAGAGGTAactatactgctactatactaaccactacatcccagagaggtaactatactgctactatactaaccactacatcccagagaggttactatactactactactactatactaaccactacaccccagagaggttactatactgctactactactatactaaccactacatcccagagaggtaactatactgctactatactaaccactacatcccagagaggttactatactgctactactactatactaaccactacatcccagagaggttactatactgctactatactactactactactatactaaccactacatcccagagaggttactatactgctactatactactactactactatactaaccactacatcccagagaggttactatactactactactactatactaaccactacaccccagagaggttactatactactactatactaaccactacatcccagagaggttactatactgctactatactactactactatactaaccactacatcccagagaggttactatactactactatactaaccactacatcccagagaggttactatactgctactactactatactaaccactacatcccagagaggtaactatactactactactatactaaccactacatcccagagaggtaactatactactactatactaaccactacatcccagagaggttactatactactactactactatactaaccactacaccccagagaggttactatactactactactatactaaccactacaccccagagaggttactatactactactatactactactactatactaaccactacatcccagagaggttactatactactactactactatactaaccactacaccccagagaggttactatactgctactactactatactaaccactacatcccagagaggttactatactgctactatactactactactatactaaccactacaccccagagaggttactatactgctactactactatactaaccactacatcccagagaggtaactatactactactatactactactactactctacTATCCACTACATCCCAGAGAGGTAACTATACTGCTATACTATTGCTatagtactactatactactactactatactaaccactacatcCCAGAGAGGTAATTATACTACTTTACTACGACTATACTCCCACTAACTTCCAAATACTGCCAAATACCAGAGAGGTAATACTTCTATTGTAGTATTATAGTATAGTTCTCCATATAGTACTCCATATCCACGAcatgttgcattgtatttgacCCCCCAGAGGATGTAATTGCGTGTGTGCTCTGGTGGCAGGGATGCATCCTGGGAGTTGGAGTCCAATGCGTTCGAGGAGCTGCTGCAGGTCTACGAGAACTGTGATGCTCCCGACTGCTGCTGCAGGCGGGGCCGCTCGCACTCCGCCAAGactgggtagggggggggggtgtgtgtgtgtgtgtgtgtgtgtgtgtgtgtgtgtgtgttttatagtgtgtgtgtgtttggtatatgtgttaatgtgtgtatttaaatgtgtgtgtgtttggtgtgtgttgatgtgtgatgAGGTGTGTattttatcgtgtgtgtgtgtgtctgtattttaatgtgtgtgtaaatacgtgtgtgtgtgtttggtgtgtgttaatgtgtgatgAGGTGTGTAttttatcctgtgtgtgtgtgtgtttggtatgtgttaatgtgtgtaaagatgtgtgtatttaaatgtgtgtatgtttggtgtgtgttgatgtgtgatgAGGTGTGTattttatcgtgtgtgtgtgtctgtattttaatgtgtgtgtaaatacgtgtgtgtgtgtgtgtgtgtttggtgtgtgttgatgtgtgatgAGGTGTGTAttttatcctgtgtgtgtgtgtgtttggtatatgtgttaatgtgtgtaaagatgtgtgtatttaaatgtgtgtgtgatggtgtgtgttaatgtgtgatgAGGTGTGTAttttatcctgtgtgtgtgtgtgtgtgtgtgtgtgtgtgtgtgtgtgttaatgtgtgatgAGGTGTGTAttttatcctgtgtgtgtgtgtgtgtgttaatgtgtgacgaggtgtgtattttattgtgtgtgttgcaggtggttTGAGATTGTGCGCTGCATGCTGTGTGGGTCCAGAGGAACCCACAGGAGGTGCTCTGGTCTGGACCTGGACTCCAGCTGGGCCTGTCTGGACTGCACCCAGCCGGAGGAGCTCAGAGGtacctgtgtgtgggtgaagggtgtgtgggtgtgtgggtgggtgtgtgtgtgtgtgtgtgtgtgtgtgtgtgtgtgtgtgtgtgtgttactggtctgtgcctgtgcgtgtgtgtgtgtgtgtgtgtgtgtgtgtgtgtgtgtgtgttactggtctgtgcctgtgtgtgtgtgtgtgttactgatgtgtgtgttactggtctgtgcctgtgtgtgtgtctgtgtgtgtgtgtgtgtgtgtgtgtgtgtgtgtgtgtgtgtgtgtgtgtgtgtgtgtgtgttactggtctgtgcctgtgtgcctgtgtgtgtgtgtgtgtgtgtgtgtgcctgtgtgtgtgtgtgtgtgtgtgtgtgtgttactgatgtgtgtgtgttctctcccaGCCCCCCGGTCAGTTGGTTCTGTTCAGGATGGAACACCCCGGAGGAGCCGGCTCTCTAAACGCTTTgcctcccccatcacctcctctcccatCAGCTGTAAACggtacccctccctccctccctccctccctctcccacctcctcccccatcatCTCCTCCAACACATAtaaacagtctctctctctctctctctctctctctctctctgtctctgtctctgtctctgtctctgtctctctctctggtctctctctctctctctctggtctctctctctctctggtctctctctctctggtctctctctctggtctctctctctctctctctctgtctctctctctctggtctctctctctctctctctggtctctggtctctctctctctctctctctctctctctggtctctctctctctctctctggtctctctctctggtctctctctctggtctctctctctctctctctctggtctctctctctctctctctctctctggtctctctctctctctctctctctctctctggtctctctctctctggtctctctctctctggtctctctggtctctggtctctctatctctctctctctggtctctctctctctctctctctctctctggtctctctctctctctctctctctctggtctctctctctctctctctctctctctctctggtctctctctctctggtctctctctctctggtctctctatctctctctctctggtctctctctatctctctctctctggtctctctctctctctctctctctggtctctctctatctctctctctctggtctctctctatctctctctctctggtctctctctctctggtctctctatctctctctctctctctctggtctctctcctctctctctctctggtctctctctctctggtctctctatctctctctctctggtctctctctctctggtctctctctggtctctctctctctctctctctctctctctctctctctggtctctctatctctctctctctggtctctctctctctggtctctctatctctctctctctggtctctctctctctggtctctctctggtctctctctctctctctctctctctctctggtctctctatctctctctctctctctctctctctctctctctctctctggtctctctctctctctctctctctctctctctctggtctctctctctctctctctctggtctctctcttttccccccccccagtggttcCTCCTCCACTCAGATCCTCCAGGCGTTGGCTCAGCAGCTGCTCCCCGCCCCcagaccctccctcctccctccgtcctcCGGCTCCCCCGGGGTCCCTCCAGTCGACTCCTggtcctgactcctcctccgcggccccccctgctggcgtctccctggtggaggtgcaggaagagggggaggtgctGGGGGGTGGCGCTGGCGCTGGTGAGGAGGCCGGACTTCGACCCCAAGAAGGAGGGCTCTTTGTCAGGTCGGTAGACTCTCATAGTGGTCCCCGAGGTTCTGGGGTTCTAGCCCCAAAGGTCTCGTTCTCCCAGGAGGTAGACGGCTTGatggtgaggatgaggatgggTCCAGATTATAGAGTGATGTTGGCGTCTCCAGGTTTAAGGACGGGCGGGAGACTCCATTTCCCAGCTGCCCCGGCGGCAGTGAGGCGGCCACCCAGTGGTTCCTGAAGCAGCTGGTCCAGCAGATCCAGAGCTGTGAGGTGTTCGAAGGCCCGGACGGCCACAAGAACCTAGCGCTCGACGCCGAAGGTACGGAACCTATCTAGAACCTTCACTGTAGAACTACTATCTACTCCTACCTATCTAGAACCTTCACTGTAGAACCTATACTATCTAACCATCACTGTAGAACCTATATCATCTAGAACCATCACTGTAGAACCTTATCTATCTAGAACCTTCACTGTAGAACCTATATCTATCTAGAACCATCACTGTAGAACCTATATCTATCTAGAACCTTCACTGTAGAACCTATATCTATCTAGAACCTTCACTGTAGAACCTATATCTATCTAGAACCTTCACTGTAGAACCTATATCTATCTAGAACCTTCACTGTAGAACCTATATCTATCTAGAACCTTCACTGTAGAACCTATATCTATCTAGATATATCACTGTAGAACCTATATTATCTAGAACCTTCACTGTAGAACCTATATCTATCTAGAACCTATCACTGTAGAACCTATATCTATCTAGAACCTTCACTGTAGAACCTATATCTATCTAGAACCATCACTGTAGAACCTATATCTATCTAGAACCTTCACTGTAGAACCTCTATCTAGAACCTTCACTGTAGAacctatatctatatctgtgtgtgtgtgtgtgcgtgtgcgtgtgcgtgtccccAGCCCTGCGGGGGGCCTCTACTTGGCGGTGGGCCGGCTGCTCTCCGTGTGTCTGGTGCACGgcgccccccccctgctcttccTCGGCCCCGCCCTCTTCCAGGGCCTCTTCGCCCCCCCCCGGCGACGAGCCCCTCGGCCTGCATCACATGACCCCCGACACGCACTTCACACGCACGCTGAGCACGGtgcggcgcgcacacacacacacacgcacgccaagcgcatgcacgcacacgcacgtacgcacgcacgccaaACGcaacacgcactcacgcacgccaaacgcaaacacacacacacacacacacacacacacacacacacacacacacacacacacacacacacacaccacacacacacacacacacacacacacacacacacaccacacacattatTGTTGTGtgataattgtgtgtgtctctctgcatgtgtgtgtgtgtgtgtgtgtctctctctgcgtgtgggtgtgtgtgtatctctctgcatgtgtgtgtgtctctctgcatgtgtgtgtgtgtgtgtgtgtctctctgcgtgtgtgtgtgtgtgtctctctgcgtgtgtgtgtgtgtgtgtgtctctctgcatgtgtgtgtgtgtgtgtctctctgcgtgtgtgtgtgtgtgtgtctctctgcatgtgtgtgtacgtcgaTGGATTcctctgactggctgactgtgGTGTCTTCAGATGGCGAGTGCTCAGAGTTTGGAGGACCTGAAGGGGGTCATGGCAGGTAGCTGGGAGTACCTGGAGCTGGCCGGCTGTAACCGACCAATCAGCAGCCTGGACGAGCGTGACGCCCTCGTGGACGACCTGGTCAGCTTCACCCTGGTCACCAGGCTGGAGCTGCCTCTGCAGAGGTGGACAACCTTCTATACACTCTACATCTATACCCATTAACATATCCAACTATATATATGcagtatatctatatagatcaacatactgtatactgtatatctatatagatcaaCCTTCTATACACTCTAGATCTATACAGATAAACATATCCAACTCTATCtatacaatatatttatatagatcaacatactgtatatctatatagatcaacatattatatactatatatactgtatatctatatagataaaCATTCTATATACCATATAGATAAACATACTATACACTATATATACTCTTATCTATATGCATAAACATTTACTACCACAGGGCCAATCTGTTACCTGGATTCAGAAAAGTGTACTGATATTCCTGAGAGCTCCTgctgatctgtctgtctgtctgtctgtctgtctgtctgtctgtctgtctgtctgtctgtctgtctgtctgtctgtcaggctTCGAGAGGGTCTGAAGACACTTGGAGTATTTGAACAGGTGAGCTGGTTCCCTTGTTTATCAATTAAAtttgtagtaatagtagtagttgGTCATTTAGTAGTAGTTGATCGTTTAGTAGTAGTGGGTCGTTTAGTAGTAGTAGGTAGGTTNNNNNNNNNNNNNNNNNNNNNNNNNNNNNNNNNNNNNNNNNNNNNNNNNNNNNNNNNNNNNNNNNNNNNNNNNNNNNNNNNNNNNNNNNNNNNNNNNNNNCtgctgcccagtacaaccaaCCTCTGCTAatggttctactgggagcttCCCAGTACAACCTCCATCGTCTACTGGCTATACTGGGTGCTGgccagtacaaccacagtcttCTCGTGGGAGCGGTATTCAACCTGACCTCACAAGTGGCCGTGTCCGCCTAGATGTGCGCTGGGTAGACCAGtcgaccagcctacccagtggaccgtagcaaacgttgctcatctatccgtcacacatctcggtggacacgcccaccggtgatgtcagaagaggccgatttccaaacggcttgtagcggctaatcacacagtcacacccggtggtataatatgtcacctttaatgctGCTGCCCTTGACCCAGAACACGTCCTCACGAGACAGGATGAATGGAGTCAGTGTGGAGCGCTTCAGAGCCAGGCCTGACCCCGTGTGGTGatgtcagcgggggggggggggcaggggggggtgtTAAGCGATCAGtgtcttgtttgttgttttggtcATGACCTCTATTGTTCTGCAGCCGGCCCGGTGCCGCTGCCTCGGCTGATACTTCCTGAGCCGTTAGCCTGCTAGCTGCTACAGGAGAGCTAACCGCTACAGGGGAACTGACTGCAAGTTGCAGCCCGCAGAGCTAGTTGCTATGGTAGAGCTAGTGGTTCTGTCCTCGCCTCTCATTGGTCAGTATTTCTGAGCCTAGAGAAACCCAACAACCACTGATCCACCCGTCAGTATGATAACTTTAACatcattataatattatatattatacattatataatgaGGCCAAATGTGCACGTTGTTTCATTAGGGTTGATATTTAGTTTAGATCCTTTCCTCTGTGAGCTGGGGGCCTCTCCTCTACATGTATAACGTGTAGTACCAGTTCTGTGAGTAGGAGTACCAGTTCTGTGAGTAGGAGTATCAGTACTATGAGTAGGAGTACCAGTACTATGAATACCATCATAGTACTGGTATTGAAGTATTGGGGACGTACAGGCTTCTGGTGAGGCAGTTGAGGTAGACCCCTCTGACCTTACGAAAGAATACTTCCTGTATCGGTCCTACATCCTGTATGGTGCTACTTCTTGTATCGGTCCTACTTCCTCTACCGGGCTAGCTCCTGTACGGTGCTTCTTCCTGTACGGGGCTACTTCCTGTACGGGGCTACTTCCTGTACGGTCCTACTTCCTCTACCGGGCTAGCTCCTGTACGGTGCTTCTTCCTGTACGGGGCTTCTTCCTGTACGGGGCTACTTCCTGTACGGTCCTACTTCCTGTATGGTGCTACTTCCTGTAAAGGTCCCAGATGACGTAATGAAACACATGAGCCTACTCCTGATTGTGCAAGACAGTGACAGAATCCTTAGAGTGAGTTGGAGCGAGCAGCAACAGGTTGTGGTGTTAAATCAGGGCTGTTTGTTATGTAAAGTCAGCCTGCAGCCACTTTGATTCCATTTGCAGGGTGAATCCAGACGCCGAGGAGCAGATTGACAGGTGGAGCGCTCTGCTCGGGAGAGAGGGAAGTGAGAGAGGAACCGGTTTGactggaacccccccccccagcaggatGTGCGACAGTACAGCTGCTGCTGGGAGAGGTGTAGAGCCGCGCCCCGGCCCTGGTGGCTGCTCTGCATCGTGGGCGGCGGGGCCAAAACACGGGAGTGGTGTTGGGAAAGATcgtgggtttgattcccactgtGTGCAGACGAGCAGCAGACACTGTGCCCCTATGCTCTGAGAAAACACTTCACTCAACATCCACCACACGTATCTGACTGATtgcctggctggctggctggctggctggctggcttgatgactgactgactgactggtccAGTTTGTGGTTCCGATCTGTCTCTGGTCTGCCCTGGCTCTGTGAACTTGTGTGACAGGGTGTGACGAGGCTCCGCTCCCGGTCTGACTCCGGTCCTGGTCTTGTTGTGTTGCCCCTGGTCCCGGTCTGACTCCGGTCCTGGTCTTGTTGTGTTGCCCATGGTCCCGGTCTGACTCCGGTCCTGGTCTTGTTGTGGTGCCCCTGGTCCCGGTCTGACTCCGGTCCTGGTCTTGTTGTGTTGCCCCCTGGTCCCGGTCTGACTCCGGTCTTGTTGTGTTGCTCCTGGTCCCGGTCTGACTCCGGTCCTGGTCTTGTTGTGTTGCCCCCTGGTCCCGGTCTGACTCCGGTCTTGTTGTGTTGCTCCTGGTCCCGGTCCGACTCCGGTCCTGGTCTTGTTGTGTTGCCCCTGGTCCCGGTCTGACTCCGGTCCTGGTCTTGTTGTGTTGCCCCTGGTCCCGGTCTGACTCCGGTCCTGGCCTTGTTGTGTTGCAGGTATCTCCTGGAGCAGGACTTCCCTGGGATGCGGATCGGACCGGAGCCGACCACGGACGGCTTCATCGCGGTGATGCACGGGGAGACGGAGGGCGTCATCCCCGGGAACGCGCTGGTGGTGGATCCCAACAAGCCCTTCAGGAAGCTCAACGCCTTCGGGAACGCCTTCCTCAACCGGTACGTGcacgcccacgcacacgcacgtgacCCTGTCTGTAGCGCTCGGCCGCGTCCGCTCAGAGTCGATTCTCTGGAGTTGTGAATATTTTGAAATGTTTCGACGTGACTGTTCGTTCacctctcagagagagagacacacacacacacacacacacacacacacacacacacacacacacacacacacacacacacacacacacacacacacacacacacacacacacacacacacacacacacacacacacacacacacacacacacacacacacacacacacacacacagagagagagagagctgtccgTTCTTATCTCTGGGTCTAAGTTTAGCCAAATACCATTTTCCCTCTGGACTCATCCCTgttgcgtgcgcgtgtgtgtctgtgtttatgcgAGTGAgtcaagtgtgcgtgtgtgtgcgggcgtgtgtgtggaaTGGTAGGAATGCCATCTTGCCCCATATGAGGGGGAACCTTTAACAATAACTTGTTGTTTCCAGGGGAAGTGTGCGTGCGTCACACACATCAGTGGAGTAGTGGGATTTATAACCGCGTCAGTACTTGAGACCTGACGATATAAATATACCCTCCTAAATATATCACCTACATGACCTACATGACCTACATGACCTTATATCATCACCGATAGGGTATATAATATTTATCATGTCACTGTAGGTTAATGTTTATAATGCATGTAAAACATAATGTATCTGTAGACTCATGTATGTAAAACgtaatagtatagtatataatGTATCTAGTTTATAGATAgtgtattataatgtatatagtatataatgaGTATAATTTATAAATAGTAGTATATAATAATGTATCCAATAATGTagtatgtataatgtatgtaataacatatatagtgtatataataatgagtataatgtatatattaatgtacattgtgtatatataataatgtttATGGTATATATAGTAATGTGTATAGtatataataatgtatataatgCTGTGCATGGTGTCTCTGTAGGTTAATCTGCTCCCAGATGATAATAATGTgtagtatataatgtatataatactGTGCATGGTGTCTCAGTAGGTTAATCTGCTCCCAGATGATAATAATGTgtagtatataatgtatataatactGTGCATGGTGTCTCAGTAGGTTAATCTGCTCCCAGATGATAATAATGTgtagtatataatgtatataatactGTGCATGGTGTCTCAGTAGGTTAATCTGCTCCCAGATGATAATAATGTgtagtatataatgtatataatactGTGCC
Coding sequences within:
- the g2e3 gene encoding LOW QUALITY PROTEIN: G2/M phase-specific E3 ubiquitin-protein ligase (The sequence of the model RefSeq protein was modified relative to this genomic sequence to represent the inferred CDS: inserted 1 base in 1 codon; deleted 1 base in 1 codon); the protein is MKTIRCRNTIIPEDCCVLCRQRDDTPDQFGERVYLEKEKLTIHYLCLLTASGVYQRGEEDDGVFGFLVDDIIKETRRCSRLTCGVCKRKGAAVGCCVGSCKKKVHFPCGPNQFIFQFSGDFMSYCVEHGPKQTLGPGALEVSLPQSCSVCLDPLPPLLGYSVLKCPSCHTSWFHRACIQHQAISAGLHFFRCTLCNNKERFQEEMLTMGIYIPERDASWELESNAFEELLQVYENCDAPDCCCRRGRSHSAKTGWFEIVRCMLCGSRGTHRRCSGLDLDSSWACLDCTQPEELRGTCVWPPGQLVLFRMEHPGGAGSLNALPPPSPPLPSAVNVVPPPLRSSRRWLSSCSPPPDPPSSLRPPAPPGSLQSTPGPDSSSAAPPAGVSLVEVQEEGEVLGGGAGAGEEAGLRPQEGGLFVRFKDGRETPFPSCPGGSEAATQWFLKQLVQQIQSCEVFEGPDGHKNLALDAEALRXGLYLAVGRLLSVCLVHGAPPLLFLGPALFQGLFPPPGDEPLGLHHMTPDTHFTRTLSTMASAQSLEDLKGVMAGSWEYLELAGCNRPISSLDERDALVDDLVSFTLVTRLELPLQRLREGLKTLGVFEQVSWFPCLSIKFVVIVVVGHLVVVDRLVVVGRLVVVGCDEAPLPV